The Hippocampus zosterae strain Florida chromosome 10, ASM2543408v3, whole genome shotgun sequence genome contains the following window.
CGACTAGACCCTTCACTACACCCATTTATGCAGTTGTCTTGTGCTTCTCGTCTCTGCCTCTAAATGCACCGTAGACACCGACACAAACGCTCCACAAACGCAATCTCGTTACACTGTACCAAATCGAAAGTCAGTGAGGAGTTATTCTGTCACCTCGCATCTTCAATATTGGCTTCCCCCTGAAGCAGAgctgaagtcaaaataaaatgtgcacgTCCTATTATTGATCCTGATAGCTGttctttgttgtcatttgtgtttACAATGATGCATTTTAGATATCCATCTGAAGAATTAGATGATAATTGCTTTGAACCGAATAGGAAAAACCGTTATTGCTAATCATTTCGTCTTCAGGGCACATGACTCAACACATGAATTTCTGTGAGGCTAAATGACTGGCCATTATTTTGTCTCTTCCCACTGGCGAAGATACAATAAGCTTCACTACCCTGAAGTTTGATATGGATGCGAATCCCATAAAACCTGTACAGCACTGGAGGCCTGCAGtttggggggacgggggggcaggagggggagtTGGGATGTGGGCTTTCAGAACAgatgtgtattatttttttgcctttgtacAGAATTTTCCGGCTAATTCTAAAGCTGAAGATGATTGTAGAAGGTGTTTTTGTGGAAAGTTCACAATTGGCTGTGATCTCCGGTCATGACAACCGTTTTTTTGAAAACCAACAACACTTTGAGGGCTGTTCGTTCGCTTTCAAGCAAAGCTTTTTTGCTGCAGATTGTAATATGAGTGATTTGTTTgtattaattgaaaactaaccATTGTAGCTTTGTGCTGAGAGTGTTAACAATCCAATGTACAACAACAGATTGAAGCATCCAAGAACTTTGtgagattatttattttgtgtttttaaacgtACTGCTCTTCGGAGTCCAAGGGGGTCTTGTCGAGGAAGTCCGAACAGTGAGATGCTCTAAAGGGATCTTGTGCAAGGCTGTGATTATTCTAGCCGCACATTTGAGCTTATTGCAATGGGTtcctggtaatttttttttgggattcagcttttgttttgtttcaatgatATGTAATACTACCTGAAATATATTTGTAATATCTTAGGCTAGTACCAAAAAAGTTTGTTTATCAAGTCATTAAAAACTTTCAACAGCTATTGTGTTCGACATTTTTCTACATGTTATCAATGTATGACAAATTTAAAATGGAcctaatgtatttttaaatgataagtACACACTTTTTAAATAACGGTCTTGGAAAACAGTTGCGAATTGGAACACTGTCACTACTGTAGAAGTATTTCTTTTGCTCCTGTGGGGTCAgaccaatacaatacaatacatgctgatttatatagcgctttcaccacGGCTCACTCCTGACATCCAGCGCAGACATCACGTCATTCCTGaactaaaaaaatgttgacgcaaaaaaacccaaagtacgttcaaaaaaaaaatattgaagatTTCGAATCTGGCATCACTTTGCACATCGGGGTCTAATGCAAGCTTGATTTGCATTTAGAAACTTGACGCAAGGGTGCAGGTTTGCCAATATTGGTTGTGCATTTTGTGCTTTCTTTGCTATTTCTAGTGCAGGGGATGGTGTGCAAAATGTGTTGAATTGGAATTTtcagtgttcattcattcaaaactAGTACCACCATTAATTTCAataatatgaaatgaaaaacgTGAAAATCACGGCTGTATTTATAAGAATAATTTTAAGACAAATCTTTCCTTATCTTGTATGCCTTTCAATAAAGATCTTGTGAAACAGTTAAATAGTTGCGGCTTCAAACACAGTCACTTAAGAGTTTCCTTATTTTGTTTGCCGGGGCTGGTCCTGTGGTGCCATATCTGTGCCAAGGCTCGCTCTTGAGGGGTCACAACACTGAAATCCATCGTCTTTAATCCACGCAGAGTAGATATCACATGActcctttacaaaaaaaatacaagtagttatttgaaaataaattgtgttCGAACCCACAAAGAGGAAAATAAGTATGCACTTAATGATTTATTTGTAACCTGTAGGCCTTGTTTGTTTCAATGACGTTTCCATGTAAGGTGATGGTGTGTAGATGAGAGAGATTCCGTAGCTTGTCTACCTCTGATAGAGAAAAAATACGGTTGCCATGAAGATACAAAACCCGCAGTTGGGGTAGTTCACACAAAACCTGGAACACACATATAAGATCACTTATCATCTGCTCGAAGAATCTCCAAAACGTTTGTGtgaatgttcaataaaataaaaagagctcACTTTGTCTATATTTGTGATGCGGTTGAACGAAAGGTCCAGCCAGGCGAGCAGTGACGGTTCAGCCATGAAGTGGCTGATAGTCTTGTGAAGGTCAAAGAGATTTGTAATATGATTGTTATTCAGACGAAGAGAGCCACTTTGGAACTTTCCTACTGAATTTCTCTTTAAAGGTCGCAGACATCTGCTTGGTTCTTCTGACTCCGTATctgaatacaaatgaataatGAACTTCAGGCAttgctaaatgttttttttgtaatcagtcATTTAAAATTAATCAAAATATAAATGGACCTTTTTGAGAAAAAGTAGCATTGGCACATAGACTAACTTTTGGAGATTTGGGTGGTAATTTGGACATGCAAACATAACACACAATTTCGCTCCATTAAGTCTGCAGTACAATATTATAGATGTTCTTAAATAGTGACTTAGATGAAATAGTCTATaccttagtaaaaaaaaatgtcacactgCAATGTACAGCtgtcaaagaaacacaaaagtaAACTCGGTAGTGTACTCGGGAGGAATGTCCTGAAAAGCTTGAAAGAGCATGAGTAAAATAAGTAAGTAAAATAGTACAATTGAATGTCCTACCTGCCAAGTTGCTGATGGCTTTAAAAGATAAATCCACTGGAGCTCCACACATCATCTTCTAACATCTGTGACAAAAGAGCCACAAGATGAAGGCACGCACCAGTCGTACCATTTTACGCCGAGGAAAGCAATGCTCAACTGCTATTTACGAGGAATGCAGTTGTTTTACACACGTCTTTACACACAATGTGtcgaatgtgtaaaaaaaatcaattaaccaACGCGATTTGTTCGTTTATTAtcgtgacaaaaaacagaaatgtcaaattagCGCGACCTTTACCTCCTGCAGTCAACAATGCGTTTCCATGGTAACATGTACACAGTCACACACTATCCGTTTAAGTCTTCCACGAACTGTGGTGCAAAACACGTGAATTGCATTCACTGATTTATGCAAAGTATACCTTGTCAATTAAAAAAGTCCTTTACTGTTCCGCTTCACAAAAATACTCATCAGAATGTATCGATAGGTTAAGTAGAAATCTGTTGCTGgttccttgtgaggataggatAAGATGGTGGACAGATGATTTATGTTTAATATCAAGTCCTCAGATATTCTTCGCTTCGCTTTCTCACCACTGGCTGtcctagccgaaaaaaacagcGTACGATAATTCAACTTCCGGACGTTTATCAATCAgagtcatttattttgaaaaacgtcCTTCAGCTATAAATGATTGGCTGATTTAACTTTATCTGCCTGTTTTAAAACGCCGTACGCGTTGAATAGACCGTTGAATTCACGTCAGTGTATAAAGTCAGCGAGCAGTCGCGCTTTTACGTTGAGCGTGGAATTTATGATTTAATTATTGGGGTAAGTTGGCTTTAACAACACCAGTTCTTCGCCACGCTAACCACATCTAGCTAGTAAAGTTGACCCGAAGTGTTTATCATTGTCAGTATAATGTTAAAAGACGACCGTTTTGTTGTGGATGTTCGCGTGTGTTGTTCCCCCATGACCAAGACAgccagttaaaaaataaaaataaaaaactctcGGGGCAGGTGTTGCAGATTTGCGACAACTAAATTCTAATCCCCTAATTAATCCACATTCATATTTCGGAGGCCCTTTTTACTCAAAAGTACCACTCCAGGCCTTCGTTGTGCTTGAGCAGCAAACAGTTTCCCCAATAGCTCACTAGATGGCGAGTTTTCTCACtttcaacatgccttccttCTTGGGTACACATGAAAGGATTTTCTAGGCATCCATTTCATATTCGTATTACTACCAATCATCTTTATTTTGAAACCAATACTGTATAaactgaatcatgacagtaTAGAGATACAGTATATGCCAATTTGTAGATTTAATCTCCTCTGGGGTTTCCCCTAGGGGCAGCTCAATTTCATTGTTTGCAGCTTTGCAACGTTTGGCCGTACTAGTACCAATGGATGCCACATGCTTTGTCTTCTAGTTTACCTATATTTTTAGCAACAGTCTATACAAGGGTTATTTTCCTATCACCAGCGTTTACTTATTGATTTGAGTTGTCATTCAGGGTGCATCCTATGGGAAATGAAATCATTTGGAGTGAAGTCACACACTATCAGAGGCAGATTTGATCAAACGCAATGGCATAATGCGATGTTCATTTGACTGTTCAGTAAGCAAAACTGATGTAGCCTAAATTCAATAGCACATATTATCTTAGTATATATCTTTGTTGGACTGGAAGCTTTTTTAGTAAGCTAGCTTGCCGAATACTCTGGTTGCAAGGTTGTGGTCTTTTTTTACCCTgcagatgaagaagaggatggtGTGAGTTTTTCAGCAATTCAACATGACTGTTcagttaaaatttattttacgCACTTTTAAGATTTTACttttcgtttatttgaatgattttactgtattttcttattacttgtacaataaaacattttgaaatgacaaattgtGCCGTCTGAACATTGAGCGTTAGTTTCCAACAGATACTAAATAAAAGAGGACATCAAATCTTGCCTCCGTCCATATCAACTGAAAGCTGCACCCTTTAGAAATACGACAAATTACTCTGAAGACTTTCACATAGATACACCCACcatttaataaagcagttgCCATACCTACACAGGTGGCATAAATTTACTAAATTCTCAATTCATCATCTACTCCAATGATTTTTGGCAACCCTTGCGCCAAGGCACAGATTTTACAAAGTTCAATAACTCGAGGTACACCGCCaaacaaatgtcaaaaatacTGGATGTCGGTATATTATACACTTCCTGGTGCGTAATAGatcatttaattttgtttgttgctaTAAGTTGCCggcatagatgaacaaagatacattGTAAGTACAAATGAATTCATTTGCACTTACAATGTTCATTCAAATCATGCAGGCGGTTTAAGCGTCATGGCAGCAGCATGCACAGTGAATGCTGCTATGCTGATTTGTCGTTTAACTTCATTCCAGGCTTTCTCTTGGTCCGCCGAGTGCTCAATGTCGAACAATGCATCGTAGATGCCCGGGAAAGACTCTCCTGCATATTTATTATGGCTGCTTGGAGCAAATATCACATGCCTGGAAAACAGATGA
Protein-coding sequences here:
- the lrrc51 gene encoding leucine rich repeat containing 51, which encodes MMCGAPVDLSFKAISNLADTESEEPSRCLRPLKRNSVGKFQSGSLRLNNNHITNLFDLHKTISHFMAEPSLLAWLDLSFNRITNIDKVLCELPQLRVLYLHGNRIFSLSEVDKLRNLSHLHTITLHGNVIETNKAYRSHVISTLRGLKTMDFSVVTPQERALAQIWHHRTSPGKQNKETLK